One genomic segment of Tursiops truncatus isolate mTurTru1 chromosome 4, mTurTru1.mat.Y, whole genome shotgun sequence includes these proteins:
- the UPK1B gene encoding uroplakin-1b codes for MAKDDSTVRCFQGLLIFENVIIGMCGIALTAECIYFVSDQHSLYPLLEATDNDDIYGAAWIGMFVGICFFCLSVLGIAGIMKSNRKLLLVYFILMFIVYGFEVASCITAATQRDFFTPNLFLKQMLERYQNNSPPNNDDQWKNKGVTKTWDRLMLQDNCCGVNGPSDWQKYTSAFRTENNDADYPWPRQCCVMNNLKEPLNLEACKLGVPGYYHNQGCYELISGPMNRHAWGVAWFGFAILCWTVSISHHMFHFWEDSDKERP; via the exons ATGGCCAAAGATGACTCCACTGTTCGTTGCTTCCAGGGCCTGCtgatttttgaaaatgtgattattGGT atgTGCGGCATCGCCCTGACTGCAGAGTGCATCTACTTTGTGTCCGACCAACACAGCCTCTACCCATTGCTTGAAGCCACTGACAATGATGACATCTATGGGGCAGCCTGGATTGGCATGTTTGTCGGCATCTGCTTCTTCTGCCTGTCTGTCCTGGGCATTGCAGGCATCATGAAGTCCAACAGGAAACTTCTTCTGGTG TATTTCATTCTGATGTTTATTGTATATGGCTTTGAAGTGGCATCTTGTATCACAGCAGCAACACAACGAGACTTC TTCACACCCAACCTCTTCCTGAAGCAGATGCTGGAGAGGTACCAAAACAACAGTCCTCCAAACAATGACGACCAGTGGAAAAACAAAGGAGTCACCAAGACCTGGGACAGGCTCATGCTCCAG GACAATTGCTGTGGTGTAAATGGACCATCAGACTGGCAGAAATACACCTCTGCCTTCCGGACTGAGAATAACGATGCAGACTACCCCTGGCCTCGTCAGTGCTGTGTTATGAACAACCTTAAAGAACCTCTCAACCTGGAGGCCTGCAAACTAGGGGTACCTGGATACTATCACAATCAG GGCTGCTATGAACTGATCTCTGGACCAATGAACCGACACGCCTGGGGGGTTGCGTGGTTTGGATTTGCCATTCTCTGTTGGACTGTGAGTATTTCCCATCACATGTTTCATTTCTGGGAGGATAGTGATAAGGAGAGACCTTGA